The Bactrocera dorsalis isolate Fly_Bdor chromosome 2, ASM2337382v1, whole genome shotgun sequence region AAAGAAGCCACAGACACTGTGCGTCTCATTAGTCACCGCGCCTTTGCCCACTGGGATCCAACACAAATTTAAGACCAAATGCCAAGCGATTGTTTAATAAACTAATCAATGCACTCAGACCCATGCCGCACGGAATATGTGGAAGtgaactaaaacaaaaaaatacatatgagATTAAAATGAGTATGGCCCCTGTAAGAAGTTAGCTTTACCGGTAATACTGAAAGCCCACTGAGAGGTCAGAGTTTACCATGCTGCGCACAACGGAATCCTCAAAATCCCATTGATAGCAAATTGTGGCGATAGTTTTCTGTGTTTTGCGATGCCAGGCGAACATGGTTGCCATCTGTATGCGTTGGTGTATACGCTGCCAATAGCTGATGTCCAGACCCTGACGCGATGCGGATGCTGCTATTTGGTAATTATGCTTACTGTATCGTGCAGCGAGTGCCGCTTCGGTTATCAGTGAACGCGGATCGGTCCATTCGAGCAACAACTCCCCACCAAGCGCCCACGAGTTGGTAATCGAACGCATTAAAGATATGGTACTGCGACCCCTCTGCGAATGGGCGTTATACAAGTTCCAGGTGAGTGTAGTCGATGGACGCATGAGCTCGATGGTTGTTTGAGTTTCTAACGGCAAATCTTCAGCGGCACGTTGCATGGCAGCCTCCAGTCGTAATGCGTGGTGTGGGAAAAAAACGATACTGACATTGGAAGCCAGTGTTGTTGGGTTGATGTCAGCCATGATTGTTGGCGTTTGCTTTTGAAGATGAAAAAATGTATGATTTTTATCTTAACggtattttttgcattaaacaaCTTACTAAAAAATCATCATATAGACGTAGAGAATAATTGCCGCCAAAACGAAATCCCGAGGGCCGAGTATGACTCCACAACCAATTGCACGTGATAATTTTGTTGGCCGCAAGTCGATGGGCGTAGTCCAATTCGATGCCATCGTAATATTTCGGATTAATACGTTGTGCAAATAGATGGAGATCGTGTATATTGCCGGGGTTCTTTTTTTCGGAAGAACCGGGGTAGATCTGGAAACATGCTGGAAACTGTTGGGTGCACTTCCGTGGACAAAAATCGCACGTCATGAATGTGAGGAGTTGGAACAATTAACAAACACGTCTTTTaatatcgatttattttttgcaagGGTTGCAAATTAAtacgaaatataaaatatatatgtatatacactcgTTATGGTGAAACGTTATATCAGCCACACCGAACTTTTCTAGTTTCCCAGAAAGAAAACTGAGAagcagaaattttaatttacaaaacttcgactgttttgtttttgaaaacattgactGAAAATGTCATACAGAAAGTGATCAAATGAAGGTGAAATATGtggtaaatttgaaaaatacagaACACtcgaaatatatttcaccgtggTGAAATGATAATTACTGAAAAAAGTGTTCGACGTAAtctaacataaataaataagtaattttgtGGAAATTGTATTGGAATAGGTTCTAATATAAGGTCTATTAAAAGTAAATcccttaatttgttttattaaattggaTGTTTTTTAAGCATACTCGTAGTGATAGGGATCTTAGACAAGAGCGCATCATTTGTTCGATACTTGTTGTCACtttgaaaatgattttataaTGCAACTCTCCTTGGAACCCTCGTTGCTACTGACAGAAAGTTAAAAAGTCACATTTCACAAAGACGTTCGCCATATACAGGACCTGCCACTAAGTGATTACTACCTAACCCAATGTTATGTCCGGACAATCCCTTCCTTCCTTCTAAACAATCTCATGGAGCTTGTGGCGAGTCGACTTCCAGTTAGAAATTCGATCCATGGCGTTTTATTGCGTTATTTCATGTGTCTCCCATACAACAAGCTTCATTTTGGATCTAGTCTGTTTTAAAAGGtttcaaacgttttttttttttaagtttagctTCTGAAACCCCGAAGCGGTGTACACGTTATGATGGTCTGACACGACGATTTTCAGACAATTGCCCTTTCAGGGGTTGTTCATTTCGtggtcaataaaaataaaatacaaagctGGTTAAGTCTGTGCAGCCgtgtagtgcgttgcgattttttcaatggataataatattaaacaaagaatttgtctttCCACCCAatttttgtgtgcggaatcatagcgaatgttggaaaaggcttatggtgactcagttttatcaaaaacacaagccaacGAGTGGTACAAATCCTTCAGAGACGGTCGAAAGCTCTTAGAAGGCATGTCTCGTTGTGGACGACCTTcgatctcttcaactgatgaaaatattacaaaaagtgaaagatatggtgctcgaaaatcgtcaggcaagtggtagagagatgacaagagagcttCTTGAGTCTGTTAAaatgattttggtagatatttcgggtatgaaacacgttcttgctcgactcttatcgataaagctgaatttctttcgaatcgagccacgattgtgaccgaatttaaagccaaaaactcAATAAATACCTTTGATCAACCAcggtattcaccagatttgattctgtgtgactttttcttgttccctaaactgaagtgGTTACCCCAtggaatccgttttcagtcgatcgaagagataagtTAAATTcgttgaaggagctgaaggccatccaaaaaagtgcttatgaaaaatgtttcggGGACTGGAAAACTTGTTGGCGTAAGAGCATTACATCTGGTgcggattactttgaaggcaacaacataaatatatataaatgaatgacCTCCTGTTTTAAATCAacctaatatataatattattattctctTATGTTCCCGTCAGCCATTAATTTATGACCTTGATCACGGAAAGActcttcatacatatgtatatacataaattgttCAGCGTTCTGCTGTGACATAAACGCTTTCATTAGTAAATGTTTCGGATACCaattaaaaattagtgaaaatgaATAAGCGAATATTAGTTTAAAAACGGTCGGGTGTACTAACCCGTTAGTGAGTACTTCAAAAAGAGTCAAAACAATGTACGAGGTTATAAAGTTTTTGagaacaattataaaaatattgtagaatATAATGCAAACCAAACCTGTATGATACTAGCGTATGCAGACGAGATTGAGTTCAGGGCAAGAATAAATATTTCCTAATATAGGGTGGGCTATCtatcgttttaaatttgaattatctatatttcgacattggaaacgttaaataccattcggaaagtgacagatattcagtaaaaagttcaaaatttacgaaattggTCGCTATTACTATTCTACAATTCTTAGATTGGgtagaagatcgtttgaccgaggatggtcaattttaccgaagatcatcttttcggacgaggctcatttccaccttgatggttacgttaacaagcagaactGAAGCATTTGGgtcacagaaaacccgcacgtaatcgtcgagaagccaatgcacccagcacgaatcactgtatggtgcggattttggtctggtggaatcagcggcccatttttcttcgaaaatgaagaaggaaccacaaccatcaatggtgagcgatatcgcgcaatgttaaccgaatttttcttcaagcaaattgaagaggaagatttggacaacatttggttccagcaggacggcgctacgtgccatacagcaaatgCTACACTCAATCTCTTACGCCCTACCTtcgcaatttaaaattttatatggcccacccatTATAACACACAATAAATAGTAATATTCTCAAAACATATTATTCTGTGAGGTTACAGTTCTTGGCTGGAAAGACATCTGATTCCGTTTCAGCTATGTAGTTCCAACTGTTTAACGAACAGAACTCAGTCTTTATAATCTATTTGAAATAAAACGGAAAAACAATACCGCTATGCTGAAGAAATGTTTCTTTAG contains the following coding sequences:
- the LOC105224510 gene encoding mitochondrial import receptor subunit TOM40 homolog 2; this encodes MTCDFCPRKCTQQFPACFQIYPGSSEKKNPGNIHDLHLFAQRINPKYYDGIELDYAHRLAANKIITCNWLWSHTRPSGFRFGGNYSLRLYDDFLQTPTIMADINPTTLASNVSIVFFPHHALRLEAAMQRAAEDLPLETQTTIELMRPSTTLTWNLYNAHSQRGRSTISLMRSITNSWALGGELLLEWTDPRSLITEAALAARYSKHNYQIAASASRQGLDISYWQRIHQRIQMATMFAWHRKTQKTIATICYQWDFEDSVVRSMVNSDLSVGFQYYRSLPHIPCGMGLSALISLLNNRLAFGLKFVLDPSGQRRGD